In Buchnera aphidicola (Lipaphis pseudobrassicae), a genomic segment contains:
- the cysG gene encoding siroheme synthase CysG has product MNYLPLFLDLKSKNVLIIGAGKVGFNKITLLLRSEAKVNVIAKELCSDVKILLDANKIRWISKKFDSSYLKKMFLVIAATNDLKLNQHIFKSCNDRCLFVNVVDDKSKCSFIFPSIIDRNPIITAISSGGTSPVLLRLLREKIESILPAKLGDVATISGQWRDIVKKRFNNLLERRRFWEKLFQSVFVEHILNGNKKKATEILNKTMNQNSILRGEIILVGAGPGDSGLLTLRGLQVLQQADVVLYDALVSQDVLDLIRRDAKRIYVGKRAGLKNITQDEIIKLLIVLAQKGKKVVRLKGGDPFIFGRGGEEVEAAKNAGIDFQIVPGITSAIGIAAYTGIPLTHRKYSQGVIFITGYKCKNGLTSDFSILCNPSYTLVVYMGTLQAIDIAKKLISYGRLKSTPIAIIIKGTTVNQKVIIGRLDEIEKIISCSIVTPALLIIGEVVRLHKKLRWFYPLDSLHDTYNISSIIKFI; this is encoded by the coding sequence GTGAATTATCTTCCTCTTTTTTTGGATTTAAAATCTAAAAATGTGTTAATTATTGGTGCTGGAAAAGTAGGTTTTAATAAAATTACATTATTACTTCGTTCAGAAGCTAAAGTTAATGTTATTGCAAAAGAATTATGTTCAGATGTAAAAATTTTATTAGATGCAAATAAAATAAGGTGGATATCTAAAAAATTTGATTCATCTTATTTAAAAAAAATGTTTTTAGTGATTGCTGCTACAAACGATTTAAAATTAAATCAACATATATTTAAATCATGTAACGATCGTTGTTTATTCGTAAACGTAGTTGATGATAAATCAAAATGTTCTTTTATTTTTCCTTCTATTATTGATCGTAATCCTATTATTACTGCGATTTCTTCTGGAGGAACTTCGCCTGTTTTATTACGTTTATTACGTGAAAAAATTGAATCAATTTTACCAGCAAAATTAGGTGATGTTGCGACAATTTCAGGACAATGGAGGGATATAGTTAAAAAACGTTTTAATAATTTATTAGAACGACGTCGATTTTGGGAAAAATTGTTTCAAAGTGTTTTTGTAGAGCATATTTTAAATGGTAATAAAAAAAAAGCAACTGAAATATTAAATAAAACTATGAATCAAAATAGTATACTAAGAGGTGAAATAATTTTAGTAGGAGCAGGTCCTGGAGATAGCGGATTATTAACTTTAAGAGGTTTACAAGTACTTCAACAAGCAGATGTAGTTTTATATGATGCTTTAGTATCTCAAGATGTTTTAGATTTAATTCGTCGTGATGCAAAACGTATTTATGTTGGAAAACGTGCAGGTTTAAAAAACATTACTCAAGATGAAATTATTAAATTATTGATAGTATTAGCACAAAAAGGTAAAAAAGTAGTACGTTTAAAAGGTGGTGATCCTTTTATTTTTGGTCGAGGTGGTGAAGAAGTAGAAGCTGCAAAAAATGCAGGTATTGATTTTCAAATTGTTCCAGGAATAACTTCTGCTATTGGTATAGCAGCATATACTGGAATACCTTTAACACATCGTAAATATTCACAAGGTGTTATTTTTATCACAGGATATAAATGTAAAAATGGTCTTACAAGCGATTTTTCTATTTTATGTAATCCCTCATATACTTTAGTAGTATATATGGGTACTTTGCAGGCTATAGACATTGCTAAAAAACTAATTTCGTATGGTCGTTTGAAATCAACACCTATAGCTATTATTATAAAAGGAACAACTGTTAATCAAAAAGTTATTATCGGTCGCTTAGATGAAATAGAAAAGATAATTAGTTGTTCTATAGTAACTCCGGCTTTATTAATTATTGGCGAAGTTGTTCGTTTACATAAAAAATTAAGATGGTTTTATCCTTTAGATTCATTGCATGATACATATAATATATCTTCTATAATAAAATTTATTTAA
- the cysD gene encoding sulfate adenylyltransferase subunit CysD, producing the protein MFKGNTTHLRQLESESIYIMREAIADFQNPVMLYSIGKDSSVMLHLAKKSFYPGKLPFPLLHIDTGWKFKEMYQFRDHIANTSGIELIVHSNSQGKRLNLNPFQYGGSKYTDVMKTEGLKEAINKYNFDAAFGGARRDEEKSRSKERIYSFRDSLHQWDPKKQRPELWWNYNGQINKGENIRIFPLSNWTELDIWQYIFLEKIKIVPLYFSAIRPVLERDGALIVVDDQRIKMHRDECVIEKMVRFRTLGCWPLTNAIESEATTLEEVIMETLVVKTSERTGRAIDNDQKNSMEFKKRQGYF; encoded by the coding sequence ATGTTTAAAGGAAATACTACTCATTTACGTCAATTAGAATCAGAAAGTATTTACATAATGAGAGAAGCAATTGCAGATTTTCAAAATCCTGTCATGTTATATTCTATCGGAAAAGATTCTTCAGTAATGCTTCATCTTGCAAAAAAATCTTTTTATCCTGGAAAGTTACCATTCCCTTTATTACATATAGATACTGGATGGAAATTTAAGGAAATGTATCAATTTAGAGACCATATTGCAAACACTTCTGGAATAGAATTAATAGTACATTCAAATTCACAAGGAAAACGATTAAATTTAAATCCATTTCAATATGGTGGAAGTAAATATACAGATGTTATGAAAACAGAAGGTTTAAAAGAAGCTATAAATAAATATAACTTTGATGCTGCTTTTGGAGGAGCTAGAAGAGATGAAGAAAAATCACGATCTAAAGAACGAATTTATTCTTTTCGTGATTCATTACATCAATGGGATCCAAAAAAACAGCGTCCTGAATTATGGTGGAACTATAATGGTCAAATTAATAAAGGAGAAAATATTCGTATTTTTCCATTGTCCAATTGGACTGAATTAGATATTTGGCAATATATTTTTTTAGAAAAAATAAAAATCGTACCCCTTTATTTTTCTGCTATACGTCCAGTTTTAGAAAGAGATGGGGCATTAATTGTTGTCGATGATCAACGTATTAAGATGCATAGAGATGAATGTGTAATAGAAAAAATGGTTAGATTTCGTACATTAGGTTGTTGGCCTTTAACAAATGCTATTGAATCAGAAGCAACAACTCTTGAAGAAGTAATTATGGAAACATTAGTAGTAAAAACTAGTGAACGAACAGGTCGAGCTATTGATAATGATCAAAAAAATTCAATGGAGTTTAAAAAAAGACAGGGTTATTTCTAA